In one window of Camelus dromedarius isolate mCamDro1 chromosome 7, mCamDro1.pat, whole genome shotgun sequence DNA:
- the TAS2R4 gene encoding taste receptor type 2 member 4: MRQAFFFSSLIISAIVTSVGVIANLFIAVINYKNWVKSHKISSSDRILFSLGITRVLILGLSTIFSISSSIRRSVSISTYFLSCWLFLDSNSLWFVTLLNALYCVKITNYQHPVFLLLKRNLSPKMPRLLLACVLISAFTTLLHVVLREASRSLELVTGRNGTVCDVNEEIFLLVSPWLLSSCLQFSLNVTSASLLINSLRRHIQKMQRSATALWTPQTEAHVGAMKLMICFLILYVPYSVASLLHYLPSVASDLRLKSIYIIISTFYPPAHSVLIILTHPKLKTKAKKILHFNK, from the coding sequence ATGCGtcaggcattctttttttcttctcttattatCTCAGCTATTGTGACTTCTGTTGGAGTCATTGCAAATCTGTTCATTGCAGTGATCAATTACAAGAATTGGGTCAAAAGCCACAAGATCTCCTCTTCTGATAGAATCCTGTTCAGCTTGGGCATCACCCGAGTTCTCATCCTGGGACTGAGTActattttctccatctcttcaaGTATTCGAAGGTCAGTCTCCATATCCACTTATTTTCTGTCGTGTTGGTTGTTTTTGGACTCTAATAGTCTTTGGTTTGTAACCTTGCTCAACGCCTTGTACTGTGTGAAGATTACTAACTACCAACACCCAGTTTTTCTCCTGCTGAAACGAAATCTCTCCCCCAAAATGCCCAGGCTGCTGCTGGCCTGTGTGCTGATTTCTGCCTTTACCACTCTCCTGCATGTTGTGCTCCGAGAAGCATCACGCTCTCTGGAATTGGTGACCGGGAGAAATGGCACCGTCTGTGACGTCAATGAGGAAATCTTCCTTTTGGTGAGCCCTTGGCTCTTGAGCTCATGTCTACAGTTCTCCCTTAATGTGACTTCTGCTTCCTTGTTAATAAATTCCTTGAGGAGACACATCCAGAAGATGCAGAGAAGTGCCACTGCTCTTTGGACTCCCCAGACCGAGGCTCATGTGGGTGCTATGAAGCTGATGATCTGTTTCCTCATACTCTACGTTCCGTATTCAGTTGCTTCCCTGCTCCATTATCTCCCTTCTGTAGCGAGTGATTTGAGACTCAAGtccatttatattattatttccacCTTTTACCCTCCAGCACATTCTGTTCTCATTATTCTCACACATCctaaactgaaaacaaaagcaaagaagatTCTTCACTTCAATAAATAG
- the TAS2R5 gene encoding LOW QUALITY PROTEIN: taste receptor type 2 member 5 (The sequence of the model RefSeq protein was modified relative to this genomic sequence to represent the inferred CDS: inserted 1 base in 1 codon; substituted 1 base at 1 genomic stop codon), whose product MLPAVLGLLVLVAVAESLTGLVGNGVLVVWHFGEWVRKLEGSSYNPIVLGPAVCXFLLQCLIVVDLSLFPLLQGSRWLHCLSVFWVLISQASLWFATFLSIFYCRKITAFEHPVYLWLKQRACCLSCRCLLVYCXSLLFTFHGGLDLCHSSKGNSILFPLSDWHHVYTLQFSAGSVLPFMMFLISSGMPMASLCRHHRKMKVHTASRRDLQATAHITVLKSLGCFLILYIVYFVAIPFSITSKSFPANFATLFISETLVAAYTSLHSVIWIMGNPRLKQTCQRILWKTVYARRSWGL is encoded by the exons ATGCTGCCCGCTGTCCTAGGACTGCTGGTGCTGGTGGCAGTGGCTGAATCTCTCACTGGCCTGGTTGGAAATGGAGTCCTTGTGGTCTGGCATTTTGGGGAATGGGTCAGAAAACTAGAGGGGTCCTCATATAACCCCATTGTCCTGGGCCCGGCTGTCTGCTGATTTCTCCTGCAGTGCTTGATTGTGGTGGACTTAAGTCTGTTTCCGCTTTTGCAGGGCAGCCGTTGGCTTCACTGTCTCAGTGTCTTCTGGGTCCTGATAAGCCAGGCCAGCCTGTGGTTTGCCACTTTCCTCAGTATCTTCTACTGTAGGAAGATCACAGCCTTTGAACACCCTGTCTACTTGTGGCTGAAGCAGAGGGCCTGTTGCCTGAGTTGCCGGTGCCTTCTGGTGTACT ACAGTTTGTTATTTACATTTCACGGTGGCTTAGATCTCTGCCATTCTTCCAAAGGAAACAGCATTTTATTCCCCCTTTCAGACTGGCACCATGTGTATACATTACAGTTCAGTGCAGGAAGTGTGTTGCCTTTCATGATGTTTCTTATTTCCTCTGGGATGCCAATGGCCTCTTTGTGTAGACACCACAGGAAGATGAAGGTCCACACAGCCAGCAGGAGAGATCTTCAGGCCACGGCTCACATCACTGTGCTGAAGTCCTTGGGCTGTTTCCTCATACTTTACATAGTTTACTTTGTGGCCATCCCCTTCTCCATCACCTCCAAGTCTTTTCCTGCTAATTTCGCCACTCTGTTCATCTCTGAGACACTCGTGGCTGCCTACACTTCTCTCCATTCTGTCATCTGGATCATGGGGAATCCCAGGTTGAAGCAGACTTGCCAGAGAATCCTGTGGAAGACAGTGTATGCTAGGAGATCCTGGGGCCTGTGA